The DNA region CTCGGTCTCAAAGGAAATCAGTTCAACATTGCTGTTTCCATTCTCAATGTTGGGTATGCAACTCGCTTCCAGTGAGCTAACCCGGCTCTTGACTGACTTCTTGGACAGATACATGCTTGGTCAGCTGCCCAGTAACATGATCCTCACTCGCGTCAGACCCTCACTCTTCATGCCATTTTGGATCTGCGCCTGGTCCTGCATCTCTGCAGCTACTGCCGCTACCCATAACTTCGAGGGCCTCGTTGCGGTGCGGTTCTTCCTTGGAGTTTGCGAAGCACCTTTCTTCCCTGGCGCCTTCTATCTACTCTCCTGCTGGTATACGAAAAAGGAACTTGCTCTCCGTACAGCAGTCTTATACTCTGGTCTTGTCTTGGCAACTGCCTTCTCCGGCTTGCTAGCTGCAGGTATCTTTGCTGGTCTGTCCGGCGCCCGAGGTTTGAGtggctggcgatggctgTTCCTCCTCGAAGGCGTCGCTACTTTCGTCATTGGTGTCCTGGCTATCTTTATCCTGCCAGACTTTCCCTCTTCCAAGTCCGGTTCGGCCACTTGGTTGCTCAGTGACGACGAGCGACAGTTGGCTGTGGAGAGAATTGCTCGAGACCAGGTTTCCAACCAGGAGTCGAACAGGTCCATATGGCATGGGCTGAGGACCGCAGCGATGGATTTTCGCGTTTGGGTCTTTGTGAGTATCTTAtctcgtcttctccacaCGTGACTCCAATTAACACGTTTCCGCCTCAGGCTTTCATTCTCTGCAGCAACCATACTGCCTACGGCTTCAACAACTTCTATCCTACTATTGTCAAAGGCTTCGGCCTTGGCAGTCGCACAATCACTCTCCTTTGTACATGCCCTCCCTACTTTGTCGGGGCAATCGTCTCCTTCGCTGTCGCTTACTCGAGCGATGTCCGAGGTGAACGCGGCTGGCATATCAGTGTCCCGATGGGAGTCGCCATCGTTGGTTTCATCATCTCAGTCTCGGTCCTCAACCTTCCCGTTCGCTATTTTGCATCATTCCTGTACATCTCGGGATGTTTTGCTGCCAATGCGATTGTTTACAGTTGGGCCGCATCATCTACGAGCCAGACGCCGGAAAAAAGAGCTTGTGCTACCGCGATCATCAACCTGACGGGCCAATTCGGAAACATCTGGAGCCCTTACTTCTTTTTACCCCACGAGTCGCCCAGGTATACCACCGCCATGATACTTATGATTGCATTTTCCGGGGCCAGTATTGTTGGCTGCTGTCTTATGAAATGGGTTTTGCGTCGGGATAACAAGAAGCTGGTTGAGAGTTGGACGGGAACTGGGGCCCCTAACTTGTACACCCTCTGATTTACAAGTATGTGGTACTTCCTAGAAGAAGCAAAACCATATACGCATCTCTAGCTTCATTCAGCCAGCGTGAGGGCGACGGTTTGCTTCGAAATTGATCCTCTCTTTGTCAAAGGCGAATCCAGCTTGTCCATCATTCTAGCTTCCACATCAATCCATCATTAATCTAAAAAATTTCCTTCTGATGAGACGTTGAGGCTTTATAATACGCAGAAGCGTTTGAATCTTTGCCCAGCTCTGTCTTAATGTCATAATAATAGGCCATTTATGCGCTAAAAGAAGGCTTTTCAATGGCATAGGTCTAAATGCTGCTATTGGGCCCATAGATGGCGCTGCAATTTCTGCCGTGATGGGCACTTCGATCGTGAGGAAGTGAGGCTATCGTGAGATAATGTTTGGGTGAATGGGGCTAACAATGAGAAGATTAGCCGCTATAGCGATAAGGTCACGTGATACACAGATAAGCTGATGTGGGGCCAGAGCTGCGCCTGCACAATCACAGCAATAGAAGGTGAGCGTGACCGCTTCAAAGCTAGATAATGGGACTTATGTGAAGCAGTAAAGCGCAAGTCAATAAGGCTAGCCTAAGTAGCACCATCTACAGCGACGAGCAAGGCGGTATTATTTTTCAATAATATACTTTGTATGCGAATGGTTTCCTCTGGCCAGATTATCATGATATCTAGGCCCTCATGAGACTGGGCTTGTTTCTCTCGGGCTACCCTGGACCTTAAAAATGACGTCACCGTTGACCACGGGGCACCCAACACGAGCAAGCTCGACACTGCAAGCGAAACCGATCCCTTCAGGGTATAGATTCTGTATTTGGACGCAGAGACCACTGAATACGTCCTAAGTCTAATGCAGGCTGTCTCTACCAGATCACAAAGTACTTGGAGACTTTCAGTCGATACCCCGAGCTCTTGGAGACTTGGAGGTGAGATCCCGGGCCGATCCAAATGCCTACTCGACGTTGAAGAGATAGCCGATTTGGTTGGTGAGGCTAGTCGGCTACTCCCTGTGTTTGGCCAACCACGTTGCTGCAAGCTGAGAGCTTGTCTGCCTTCACATGGACGTCACTCAAACTAACAACCTCCATGACATCAACTTGAGGCCCCAACTCTTTGATAGATGCGGGGTCGTCCCGGTGGAGGTGGTTTGGCCTTATCGCGGGGTTCTAGATCTGGGAACGGAACCCCTCCCGAGGTCACAGAGTAGGAATATATATGAAGGCCTCGGTCGCCTTGGGACTCAACATGTTGTCCTACGTAGAGAATTTCCCTTTCCTCCAGACTCCAGGCTTTCATTAGTCCCTGTCATCATCATTAAGACAACTGTTAACAAGTCACCATGGGAAAGAAGcgagccatcatcacctaCGGAGTCGATGTCGACGCCATCTCAGGCTGGATCGGCTCCTATGGTGGCCAGGACTCAGCCGGTGATATTGCGCGAGGTACGCTGCCATTTTGAAGATCGAATCCCCCATCTCTGCGAACATGCGAACGTGGCGTTGACTGATATCCTTCAATTCCTACAGGTTGGTTCGGCGGCACAGTTGGCGTGGAGCGGATGCTCAAGGTCTTTGCCAAATATGACATCAAGACCACCTGGTTTATCCCTGGCCATTCTCTCGAGACCTTTCCGGAACATATGAAGATGGTTCTAGATGCTGGTCACGAGTTCGGACTCCACGGTTACACCCATGAGAACCCCAATGCTATGAGCGTTGAGCAGCAGCGAGACGTTCTCGATAAGAGCTACAGACTGATGACTGAGTTTACTGGAAAGCCCCCACGCGGTATGGTGGCGCCCTGGTATCTTCACATCTAAGCTACTTGCATGGTAGATGCGTCGCTAACCCGTGTTTAGGTGGGAGACTAGCTTTGAGGGAACCCAGCTATTGCTCGAGTACGGTATCGAGTATGACCACAGCCTGGGACATCACGATTGCCAATGCTACTACCCTACAATTGGCGACACCTACACCAAGATCGACTACTCCCAAAAGGCCGAGACGTGGATGAAGCCTTTTATCAAGGGAAGGCCTACCGGGTTGGTTGAGATTCCTGGGAGCTGGTACATTGATGATCTCCCTCCGATGATGTTCATCAAGTCCGCCCCCAA from Fusarium keratoplasticum isolate Fu6.1 chromosome 12, whole genome shotgun sequence includes:
- a CDS encoding MFS domain-containing protein; this encodes MSPDQKEDQIEHIDMANVDNKTDPEYPPIDDAWRAREKRLVRKLDMTLMPMVWVLYLFNYLDRNNIAQAKLDSFEDDLGLKGNQFNIAVSILNVGYMLGQLPSNMILTRVRPSLFMPFWICAWSCISAATAATHNFEGLVAVRFFLGVCEAPFFPGAFYLLSCWYTKKELALRTAVLYSGLVLATAFSGLLAAGIFAGLSGARGLSGWRWLFLLEGVATFVIGVLAIFILPDFPSSKSGSATWLLSDDERQLAVERIARDQVSNQESNRSIWHGLRTAAMDFRVWVFAFILCSNHTAYGFNNFYPTIVKGFGLGSRTITLLCTCPPYFVGAIVSFAVAYSSDVRGERGWHISVPMGVAIVGFIISVSVLNLPVRYFASFLYISGCFAANAIVYSWAASSTSQTPEKRACATAIINLTGQFGNIWSPYFFLPHESPRYTTAMILMIAFSGASIVGCCLMKWVLRRDNKKLVESWTGTGAPNLYTL
- a CDS encoding NodB-like proteiny domain-containing protein, with amino-acid sequence MGKKRAIITYGVDVDAISGWIGSYGGQDSAGDIARGWFGGTVGVERMLKVFAKYDIKTTWFIPGHSLETFPEHMKMVLDAGHEFGLHGYTHENPNAMSVEQQRDVLDKSYRLMTEFTGKPPRGMVAPWWETSFEGTQLLLEYGIEYDHSLGHHDCQCYYPTIGDTYTKIDYSQKAETWMKPFIKGRPTGLVEIPGSWYIDDLPPMMFIKSAPNSHGYVNPRDVEAIWKDHFEYYYREYDDFIFPISIHPDVSGRPHVALMHERLIEWFKTFEGVEFMTMEEVCDDFKAKNPPEKGALLPAEAGLKLREGN